A part of Melittangium boletus DSM 14713 genomic DNA contains:
- a CDS encoding Wall-associated protein precursor, which translates to MLSSLLLVLLTQAIACTPGETSLVCSCKAGMVSACVTLAADDTRKAAQVLDQVQEALEQASLMAGEGDENKTKQLQATAESLSQSLGSSEPPQCKGQEHHLISRPIARQLSKHPTLRGLYTPRDPRFVARARDEQAHCGYQQWHRDVDEEVIRWLNGNSKATPQGFMDKLRDIYSRPEMKARFPDGF; encoded by the coding sequence ATGCTCTCGAGCTTGCTGCTGGTGCTGTTGACACAGGCCATTGCCTGCACGCCCGGAGAGACGTCCCTGGTGTGTAGCTGCAAGGCGGGCATGGTGAGCGCCTGCGTGACCCTCGCGGCGGATGACACGCGCAAGGCCGCCCAGGTGTTGGACCAGGTGCAGGAGGCCCTGGAGCAAGCCTCGTTGATGGCGGGCGAGGGAGACGAGAACAAGACGAAGCAACTCCAGGCGACGGCGGAGTCGTTGTCCCAGTCACTCGGCTCCTCCGAACCGCCCCAATGCAAGGGTCAGGAACATCACCTCATCTCCCGGCCCATCGCCAGGCAGCTTTCAAAGCACCCCACGCTCAGAGGACTCTACACACCTCGGGATCCACGATTCGTGGCCCGGGCCAGGGACGAGCAGGCGCACTGCGGCTACCAACAGTGGCACCGCGACGTGGACGAGGAAGTCATTCGCTGGCTCAATGGAAACTCCAAGGCCACGCCCCAGGGGTTCATGGACAAGTTGCGCGACATCTACAGCCGACCCGAGATGAAGGCGAGGTTTCCCGATGGATTCTGA
- a CDS encoding Wall-associated protein precursor, whose amino-acid sequence MLSSLLLVLLTQAIACTPGETSLVCSCKAGMVSACVTLAADDTRKAAQVLDQVQEALEQASLMAGEGDENKTKQLQATAESLSQSLGSSEPPQCKGQEHHLISRPIARKLEEHSSLKGLYKPRDPRFIARARDEQAHCGYQQWHRDVDEEVIRWLDRYSKATPKDFMDKLRDIYSRPEMKVRFPNGF is encoded by the coding sequence ATGCTCTCGAGCTTGCTGCTGGTGCTGTTGACGCAGGCCATTGCCTGCACGCCCGGAGAGACGTCCCTGGTGTGTAGTTGCAAGGCGGGCATGGTGAGCGCCTGCGTGACGCTCGCGGCGGATGACACGCGCAAGGCCGCCCAGGTGTTGGACCAGGTGCAGGAGGCCCTGGAGCAAGCCTCGTTGATGGCGGGCGAGGGAGACGAGAACAAGACGAAGCAACTCCAGGCGACGGCGGAGTCGTTGTCCCAGTCACTCGGCTCCTCCGAGCCGCCCCAGTGCAAGGGCCAGGAGCACCACCTCATCTCCCGTCCCATTGCCAGGAAGTTGGAGGAGCACTCCTCACTCAAGGGACTTTACAAACCCAGGGACCCACGCTTCATCGCACGAGCCAGAGACGAGCAGGCGCACTGTGGTTACCAGCAGTGGCACCGAGACGTGGACGAGGAGGTCATCCGCTGGCTCGATAGGTATTCCAAAGCCACGCCCAAGGATTTCATGGACAAGTTGCGCGACATCTACAGCCGCCCTGAGATGAAGGTGAGGTTCCCCAATGGATTCTGA
- a CDS encoding Wall-associated protein precursor, which produces MLSSLLLVLLTQVACTPGETSLVCGCKAGMVSACVTLAADDTRKAAQVLDQVQEALEQASLMAGEGDENKTKQLQAVAESLSQSLGSSEPPQCKGQEHHLISRPIAKRLEEHPTLGGLYKPRDPRFVAQAKDEQAHCGYQQWHRDVDTEMIEWLKERPKATPQQFMDKLRDLYSRPEMKARSPHGF; this is translated from the coding sequence ATGCTCTCGAGCTTGCTGCTGGTGCTGTTGACGCAAGTGGCCTGTACTCCCGGCGAAACGTCGCTGGTGTGCGGCTGCAAGGCGGGCATGGTGAGCGCCTGCGTGACCCTCGCGGCGGATGACACGCGCAAGGCCGCCCAGGTGTTGGACCAGGTGCAAGAGGCCCTGGAGCAAGCCTCATTGATGGCGGGCGAGGGAGATGAGAACAAGACGAAGCAACTCCAGGCGGTAGCGGAGTCCCTGTCCCAGTCGCTCGGCTCCTCCGAGCCGCCTCAATGCAAGGGCCAGGAGCACCACCTCATCTCCCGTCCCATCGCTAAGCGCCTGGAGGAGCACCCCACGCTCGGGGGACTCTACAAACCTCGAGACCCCCGCTTCGTGGCCCAAGCCAAGGACGAGCAGGCTCACTGCGGCTACCAGCAGTGGCACCGTGATGTGGACACGGAGATGATCGAGTGGCTCAAGGAGCGTCCCAAGGCCACGCCCCAGCAATTCATGGACAAGTTGCGCGACCTCTACAGCCGCCCTGAGATGAAGGCGAGGTCCCCCCATGGATTCTGA
- a CDS encoding imm11 family protein, whose protein sequence is MLTSLPPHRVELELHGEELGDFIRCPGYERLLSERFAEAFRAEGLTGLEGFHPVEVVRVRCMRRRPLKPLTVPRYYIVSPCFGRAMVDVVLNRVRVSKPPTCMECRSTGIDAIHGFVLEPDTWGGEDIFRPRGMQGELVVSERFKDFVERHELTNIRLTPTEQFVWDPSNLGPAPLPTT, encoded by the coding sequence ATGCTGACCTCGCTCCCACCTCATCGGGTCGAGTTGGAACTGCATGGGGAAGAACTCGGCGACTTCATTCGCTGTCCGGGATACGAGCGGCTCCTCTCCGAGCGCTTCGCGGAGGCCTTCCGCGCGGAGGGGCTCACCGGATTGGAGGGCTTCCATCCCGTCGAAGTCGTCCGGGTTCGCTGCATGAGGAGGAGGCCACTCAAGCCGCTCACCGTGCCTCGTTACTACATTGTCTCGCCCTGCTTCGGCCGGGCGATGGTGGATGTGGTGCTCAACCGTGTGCGCGTCTCCAAGCCGCCCACCTGCATGGAGTGCCGCTCGACGGGTATCGACGCCATCCACGGTTTCGTCCTGGAGCCGGACACCTGGGGAGGCGAGGACATCTTCCGCCCTCGCGGTATGCAAGGCGAACTCGTCGTCTCCGAGCGCTTCAAGGACTTCGTCGAGCGGCACGAGTTGACCAACATCCGGCTCACTCCCACCGAGCAGTTCGTGTGGGACCCGTCCAACCTCGGACCCGCGCCCCTGCCCACGACGTGA